A single window of Granulicella mallensis MP5ACTX8 DNA harbors:
- a CDS encoding ArnT family glycosyltransferase, translating to MPPYPATEAVDPPRVEGISPDVDPQSSRTSVASFLRWTMLAAAAVLFALHFLHLNADFPNNSPWMDWAKYTDEGWYGDAAIRHYLTGHWYWKGDFNPAVALPVWPAIEWIVFRFTGVSAGAARALTLCIFALTLFTFYRLIHRHTRSQTHSSGPALAAPIAILFLCASPYFYVFERMAILEPLLIALTALALLAASHLQPFSFRRGPIKALLPALALGLLLPAMVLTKTTAVFLVPAVAYMIWARAGYRLRTALHFAILPALMAIGLWLAYILLIVRPHYLADYKYLFSANAYTGIELEPFPTVILNTITDGGWMGHVIYPLFFVVLALALFWRPRLFRNPLVPSLLLWVGGYFAFLAYHNNLQPRYYLVIAAPITVLVALGIDCFRQNHAPRAKLVASLLAALAVLGIVVPDALLQLYFIRHPEYTFESAANSIKRIVLSDKTHPHLVLSISGSDLTLMTGLPSIDDDFGTLDLDERVKQYRPGWYAAWNELDDDKMDALTPLYRIERVAAFPSMDDPDRNLLILYRLDPAEPTTVTRTHKRHTPKPLITKMGQQPSTNQLEH from the coding sequence ATGCCTCCGTACCCCGCGACCGAAGCCGTAGACCCACCCCGCGTCGAGGGGATCTCCCCGGACGTGGACCCTCAATCGTCGCGCACTTCCGTTGCATCCTTTTTGCGCTGGACAATGCTTGCCGCAGCCGCGGTACTCTTCGCGCTGCACTTCCTCCACCTCAACGCTGACTTCCCTAACAACTCTCCCTGGATGGACTGGGCAAAGTACACCGATGAGGGCTGGTACGGCGACGCGGCCATCCGGCACTACCTGACCGGCCACTGGTACTGGAAAGGCGACTTCAATCCCGCGGTCGCGCTGCCGGTCTGGCCAGCAATCGAGTGGATCGTCTTTCGTTTTACCGGAGTCTCCGCCGGTGCCGCACGAGCGCTTACGCTTTGCATCTTCGCTCTTACATTGTTCACGTTTTATCGGCTCATCCATCGCCATACCCGGTCCCAGACGCACAGCTCCGGTCCTGCACTGGCCGCTCCCATCGCAATCCTGTTTCTCTGCGCCAGCCCTTATTTCTACGTCTTTGAGCGAATGGCCATCCTGGAGCCGCTGCTGATCGCGCTCACCGCCCTTGCGCTGTTGGCGGCTTCGCATCTGCAGCCCTTCAGCTTCCGGCGAGGACCGATCAAGGCGTTGCTTCCCGCCCTTGCGCTCGGACTACTGCTCCCTGCGATGGTCCTCACCAAGACCACCGCCGTCTTTCTTGTTCCAGCCGTCGCCTACATGATCTGGGCACGAGCAGGATATCGCCTCCGCACCGCGCTTCACTTCGCCATCCTCCCCGCGCTGATGGCGATAGGCCTCTGGCTCGCCTACATCCTGCTGATCGTGCGCCCGCACTATCTGGCGGACTACAAGTATCTCTTCTCCGCTAACGCGTACACCGGCATCGAACTTGAACCGTTCCCCACCGTCATCCTGAACACCATCACCGACGGCGGGTGGATGGGCCACGTGATCTATCCCTTGTTCTTCGTTGTGCTGGCGCTGGCTCTCTTCTGGCGTCCGAGACTCTTCCGCAACCCTCTGGTGCCCTCGCTGCTGCTCTGGGTCGGCGGATACTTCGCCTTCCTCGCGTATCACAATAATCTGCAGCCGAGGTACTACCTCGTCATCGCCGCGCCGATTACGGTGCTGGTAGCGCTGGGCATCGACTGCTTCCGCCAGAACCACGCACCCCGCGCAAAACTCGTCGCCTCTCTACTCGCGGCGCTGGCCGTGCTGGGCATCGTGGTTCCCGACGCCCTCCTGCAGCTTTACTTCATCCGGCATCCCGAGTACACCTTCGAGTCCGCGGCCAACAGCATCAAGCGTATCGTTCTCTCTGACAAAACCCATCCTCATCTCGTACTGTCGATCTCCGGCTCCGACCTGACGTTGATGACCGGCCTGCCGTCCATCGACGACGACTTCGGAACGCTCGATCTCGATGAGCGCGTAAAGCAATACCGTCCCGGCTGGTATGCCGCGTGGAACGAACTCGACGACGACAAGATGGATGCGCTCACTCCGCTCTACCGCATCGAGCGCGTCGCAGCGTTTCCGTCGATGGACGACCCCGACCGCAACCTGTTGATCCTCTACCGCCTCGATCCCGCGGAACCGACGACAGTAACACGAACGCACAAGCGCCACACCCCAAAACCACTCATCACGAAGATGGGTCAGCAGCCGAGCACCAACCAGTTGGAACATTAA
- a CDS encoding acyltransferase family protein, whose protein sequence is MRKNLQHVKELDGLRGCAAASVLVLHLFITGRANHHAVTQPIAWRIAVRIADLGAFGVDVFFVLSGFLITSLLFTSREKKSFFHNFYWKRVLRIQPVYLVHLLVTWLLIPGSRGYVFLALLFIVNFDDKFHVQDNGPAWTLSIEEQFYLIWPQIIRRFSIPNIYRICIAVIAFSAGLRTFMLAVTGHAMLRSTWYRFDGLAMGALLACEWMLEGEGATPMVRRFLKIFNSRPCFVVALIYEVGILAGSIHNRASALILLTTNYLVYCTIRYILYHPGSRSFRWLRSSSLLFLGAISYSMYMYHVFFIYLFDKYLASPIFSWPQFFWRAAFTIAGTFLLCIASLHLMERPVQGLRRYVVHPD, encoded by the coding sequence ATGAGGAAAAACCTGCAGCATGTCAAAGAACTGGATGGGCTGCGGGGATGTGCCGCGGCTTCCGTACTGGTTCTGCACCTCTTCATTACCGGGCGAGCCAACCATCATGCCGTAACCCAACCTATCGCATGGCGAATTGCAGTTCGCATTGCGGATTTAGGGGCGTTTGGTGTCGACGTCTTCTTTGTTCTCTCGGGCTTTCTCATCACTTCGCTGCTGTTCACTTCACGAGAGAAGAAAAGCTTCTTCCATAACTTCTACTGGAAGCGCGTACTGAGGATTCAACCGGTCTACCTGGTTCATCTACTGGTTACCTGGCTTTTGATCCCGGGAAGCCGTGGCTACGTCTTTCTCGCATTATTGTTCATCGTGAACTTCGATGATAAATTTCACGTTCAGGACAACGGACCTGCGTGGACTCTCTCGATCGAGGAGCAGTTCTATCTCATCTGGCCCCAGATCATCCGCCGATTCTCCATTCCAAATATTTATCGGATCTGCATTGCAGTGATTGCATTCTCGGCCGGACTGCGAACGTTCATGCTCGCCGTTACGGGACACGCCATGCTTCGAAGCACGTGGTATCGCTTCGACGGCCTGGCGATGGGCGCTTTGCTTGCCTGTGAATGGATGCTAGAGGGCGAGGGCGCTACACCGATGGTGCGACGCTTTTTAAAAATATTCAACAGCAGGCCCTGTTTTGTTGTGGCACTCATCTATGAGGTCGGCATCCTCGCAGGCAGCATACACAACAGGGCAAGCGCGCTCATTCTCCTTACGACGAATTACCTTGTCTATTGCACGATTCGCTACATCCTCTATCATCCGGGATCGCGATCGTTTCGATGGCTGAGGTCTTCCTCTCTGCTGTTTCTGGGAGCCATCAGCTACAGCATGTATATGTACCATGTCTTTTTTATCTACCTGTTCGACAAATACCTCGCGTCTCCGATATTTAGCTGGCCTCAATTTTTCTGGCGAGCAGCCTTTACGATTGCGGGGACGTTCCTGCTGTGCATTGCCAGCCTTCATCTCATGGAGCGACCCGTTCAGGGTCTCCGCAGATATGTGGTTCATCCGGACTGA
- a CDS encoding energy transducer TonB codes for MSATRILFVLLGLTVGMAAQQPVLQPSTPPVAAEHDPVIDAAALEIGRALFLRCFCADNNLSFDIEGRAQGSAKTTDWTLSGINVQKVVRKGPGAIELEGVRVAIRYATDRHEFDRHPQNDERMRLTLADKGDATAFERELQMVFSIGIDRPLQRSMPEHWQHYFDPSMTWPQDLLTGAQIVTFAAVPSAGSSQAVVTHRAEAGYTLPASHDHVTGTVHMRLVVDTEGVARHIAIVQPLGYGLDARAVEAAAKYRFTPAMLDGKPVASNVLMNQDFLVVQMPQ; via the coding sequence ATGAGCGCCACCCGGATCTTGTTCGTTCTGCTGGGCCTGACGGTAGGAATGGCCGCCCAGCAGCCTGTCCTTCAGCCAAGCACTCCACCGGTAGCGGCAGAGCACGATCCGGTTATCGATGCGGCGGCTCTTGAGATTGGTCGCGCACTATTCCTGCGCTGCTTCTGCGCGGACAATAATCTCAGCTTCGACATCGAGGGAAGAGCGCAGGGCTCCGCTAAAACTACGGACTGGACGTTGTCCGGCATCAACGTGCAGAAGGTTGTGCGCAAGGGGCCGGGCGCGATTGAGCTGGAAGGTGTGCGAGTCGCGATTCGTTATGCGACCGACCGGCATGAGTTCGACCGGCATCCTCAGAACGATGAAAGGATGCGTCTCACGCTTGCCGACAAAGGCGATGCCACGGCTTTTGAACGAGAGTTGCAGATGGTGTTCTCGATCGGTATCGACCGACCCCTGCAGCGCTCCATGCCCGAGCACTGGCAGCACTACTTCGATCCATCGATGACGTGGCCGCAGGACTTGCTGACGGGGGCGCAGATTGTTACCTTCGCGGCTGTGCCGTCCGCAGGCAGCTCGCAGGCTGTGGTTACGCATCGTGCGGAGGCTGGTTATACGCTTCCGGCTTCGCACGATCACGTTACCGGAACGGTCCACATGCGCCTGGTGGTCGACACGGAAGGCGTAGCGCGGCATATTGCGATCGTTCAGCCGCTGGGCTACGGGCTGGATGCTCGTGCGGTCGAGGCTGCGGCGAAGTATCGCTTCACGCCAGCGATGCTTGATGGCAAGCCTGTGGCGTCAAATGTGCTGATGAACCAGGATTTTCTGGTGGTGCAGATGCCGCAATAG
- a CDS encoding TonB-dependent receptor, with product MGSIACRAQGPAASSTKDGVLTGVVVDPSGATVAAATVHIEGHGIERNITTDSTGRFNLSLPAGSYEVIIVSAGFDPYVGTAKIIGQGTVTNLPASLVIATQTEQVDVAADTSSSTAGADNKSATVLKGDDLKSLSTDDGTFQQEVLALAGGGDPQQPPQVYVDGFSGGQFPPKNSIREIRINQNPFSAEYSELGFGRIEIFTKPGSNKFHGEINTYGNDDVFNARNPYSGTGPQPPYHSVHFYGNVSGPIGKNTSFFTDGSYNDQLNNSIVNATTLDANLQPLAITETVTNPQTTGYFSAKLDRQWSTNNTFTGHYQFNRASLTNSGIGQLVLPSEGYNSSTTTQTLQLSNTQVIGTKMTNEMHFQYIRTRLQQNPTDTSPTIVVQGAFNGGGSPAQQLHDNQDAYEFQEYFSLEHKTHFFRMGGRYRLYREANLATANYNGQYIFPNITAYQITQAGLLNGASDQTIRATCQQTTTSTSPICGGATQLTITGGQTNASVSTGDLSLYAEDEWKPRKDFTVDLGFRFETQSAIPDHVDPAPRIGLAWAVGQTDKRQPFVVLRTGTGLFYDRFKATNLLTTIRENGVAQLSYTLNNPSSDLYPLTKPSLSSLISSPPTIYQVAPNLRSEYTITSGFTAERALGKKGNVSANYLYNRGDHQWLTRNINAPLPGTYIYGDPTSGVRPLGTQQNVYQFAATGTTKSTVFFINGHYQATKRINLFAAYVIPAKKSDASGATSFASNQYDPSVDFGRTATSRHRLFSFASLDLPLGISSYTFFSWQGGVPFNITTGTDLNGDTQFNDRPAFATDLTRPSVVRTRFGNFDTSPLPTQTIIPINYGNSPSFVYWELGLSKHVKFGPRPAPEPLPPGTPAPKTPAPKPDPRYDLSFNFEADNVLNHVNPGVPVGVLGSPFFGQSISLNNPFQGNTTASTAANRLISFGTSFSF from the coding sequence ATGGGTTCAATAGCCTGCCGCGCACAAGGCCCCGCAGCAAGCTCCACAAAAGATGGTGTACTCACAGGCGTCGTCGTAGATCCCTCCGGAGCCACGGTGGCAGCCGCTACCGTGCATATAGAGGGTCACGGGATCGAGCGCAATATCACGACCGACAGCACAGGGCGCTTCAACCTCAGCCTGCCCGCCGGCTCCTATGAAGTCATCATCGTGTCCGCCGGCTTCGATCCTTATGTCGGCACCGCAAAGATCATTGGCCAGGGCACGGTCACCAACCTGCCTGCCTCGCTGGTCATCGCTACCCAGACCGAGCAGGTAGACGTGGCCGCCGACACCTCCTCCAGCACCGCCGGGGCCGACAACAAGAGCGCCACAGTTCTCAAAGGAGATGATCTCAAGTCCCTCTCCACCGACGACGGAACCTTTCAGCAGGAGGTCCTTGCGCTCGCCGGCGGCGGCGATCCCCAGCAGCCTCCTCAGGTCTACGTCGACGGCTTCAGCGGCGGCCAGTTCCCGCCCAAGAATTCCATCCGCGAGATCCGCATCAACCAGAACCCCTTCTCCGCGGAGTACAGCGAGCTGGGCTTCGGCCGTATCGAGATCTTCACCAAGCCAGGCAGCAATAAGTTCCACGGCGAGATCAACACCTACGGCAACGACGACGTCTTCAACGCCCGCAATCCCTATAGCGGCACAGGCCCGCAGCCGCCGTATCACTCGGTTCATTTCTATGGCAATGTAAGCGGCCCGATCGGCAAAAACACCTCCTTCTTTACCGACGGCTCCTACAACGACCAGCTGAACAATTCGATCGTCAATGCCACCACGCTCGATGCGAACCTGCAGCCTCTCGCGATTACCGAGACCGTCACCAACCCGCAGACAACCGGCTACTTCAGCGCCAAGCTCGATCGCCAGTGGAGCACCAACAACACCTTCACCGGACACTACCAGTTCAACCGGGCCTCGCTGACCAACAGCGGCATCGGCCAGCTCGTACTACCGTCCGAGGGCTACAACAGCTCGACAACGACCCAGACCCTGCAGCTCAGCAACACCCAGGTCATCGGCACCAAGATGACCAACGAGATGCACTTCCAGTACATCCGCACACGCCTGCAGCAGAACCCTACCGACACCTCGCCCACCATCGTCGTGCAGGGTGCCTTCAACGGCGGCGGCAGTCCCGCCCAGCAGTTGCACGACAACCAGGACGCCTACGAGTTCCAGGAGTACTTCTCCCTCGAACACAAGACGCACTTCTTCCGCATGGGGGGACGCTATCGCCTGTACCGCGAGGCAAACCTTGCCACGGCCAACTACAACGGTCAGTACATCTTTCCCAACATCACGGCCTACCAGATCACCCAGGCCGGCCTGCTGAACGGGGCCAGCGATCAGACCATTCGAGCGACCTGCCAGCAGACAACGACCAGCACGAGCCCCATCTGCGGAGGAGCCACGCAGCTGACCATCACCGGCGGGCAGACCAACGCCTCCGTCTCGACAGGAGACCTCTCCCTCTATGCCGAGGACGAATGGAAGCCGCGCAAGGACTTTACCGTCGATCTCGGGTTTCGCTTCGAGACACAATCGGCGATTCCCGACCATGTAGATCCCGCGCCACGTATAGGTCTGGCGTGGGCCGTTGGCCAGACCGACAAGAGACAGCCGTTTGTCGTGCTGCGCACCGGGACCGGCCTGTTCTATGACCGGTTCAAGGCGACGAACCTGCTCACCACGATTCGCGAGAACGGTGTGGCACAGCTTTCCTACACCCTTAATAATCCGAGCTCGGACCTCTATCCCCTCACCAAGCCTTCGCTGTCGTCCCTCATCTCAAGCCCTCCAACGATCTACCAGGTCGCTCCCAACCTGCGCTCCGAGTACACCATCACCAGCGGATTCACCGCTGAACGTGCCCTCGGCAAAAAGGGCAATGTCAGCGCGAACTACCTCTATAACCGTGGCGATCACCAGTGGCTCACACGCAACATCAACGCCCCGCTGCCCGGCACCTATATCTATGGAGACCCCACCAGCGGCGTTCGTCCGCTCGGCACCCAGCAGAACGTCTACCAGTTTGCCGCGACCGGCACGACGAAGAGCACCGTCTTCTTTATCAACGGCCACTATCAGGCCACCAAGCGCATTAACCTCTTCGCGGCCTACGTCATACCGGCCAAAAAGTCCGATGCCTCCGGGGCCACCAGCTTTGCCTCCAACCAATACGATCCCAGCGTCGACTTCGGCCGCACCGCCACCTCGCGGCATCGTCTCTTCAGCTTTGCCTCGCTGGATCTGCCTCTCGGCATCAGCAGCTATACCTTCTTCTCCTGGCAGGGCGGCGTTCCGTTCAACATCACCACCGGGACCGACCTGAACGGCGACACGCAGTTCAACGACCGGCCCGCCTTCGCGACCGATCTTACCCGCCCCTCCGTCGTCAGGACACGTTTCGGCAACTTCGATACGTCTCCCCTGCCCACGCAGACCATCATCCCTATCAACTACGGCAACTCGCCGAGCTTTGTGTACTGGGAGCTGGGTCTGTCGAAACACGTGAAGTTCGGTCCACGACCGGCTCCGGAACCGCTTCCGCCAGGAACGCCTGCTCCGAAGACTCCGGCTCCCAAGCCCGATCCACGCTATGACCTGAGCTTCAACTTCGAAGCGGACAACGTGCTGAATCACGTCAATCCCGGGGTTCCGGTGGGAGTGCTGGGTTCCCCGTTCTTCGGCCAGTCGATCTCGCTCAATAACCCGTTCCAGGGAAATACGACGGCCAGTACGGCGGCGAACCGCCTCATTAGCTTTGGGACGTCGTTCAGTTTTTAG
- the rplM gene encoding 50S ribosomal protein L13: MNLNNTTTIPSGKDIVRKWFVLDANGKTLGRLASEAASVLAGKRNPLYTPYIDMGDHVIVINAEKIHLTGMKAGQKLYRRYTGFPGGLREESFVKLLARRPEKILEEAIKGMLPKSKLGRQMATKLKVYKGADHPHYAQQPVALELVGSNSSAKY, encoded by the coding sequence GTGAATCTGAATAACACCACCACGATCCCCAGCGGCAAAGATATCGTCCGCAAGTGGTTCGTCCTCGACGCCAACGGCAAGACCCTGGGCCGCCTCGCCTCTGAAGCCGCCTCCGTCCTGGCCGGCAAGCGCAACCCTCTGTATACGCCCTACATCGACATGGGCGATCACGTCATCGTGATCAACGCCGAGAAGATTCACCTGACGGGCATGAAGGCCGGCCAGAAGCTGTACCGCCGCTACACGGGCTTCCCCGGTGGCCTGCGCGAAGAGAGCTTCGTCAAGCTGCTCGCCCGCCGTCCTGAAAAGATTCTGGAAGAAGCCATCAAGGGCATGCTGCCGAAGAGCAAGCTGGGCCGCCAGATGGCTACCAAGCTCAAGGTTTACAAGGGCGCCGATCATCCGCACTACGCTCAGCAGCCTGTGGCGCTTGAACTCGTCGGCTCGAACTCCTCGGCAAAGTACTAA
- the rpsI gene encoding 30S ribosomal protein S9, producing MADLIQYYGTGRRKSAIARVFLRPGSGNFTVNGKQFEEYFVTPAQRAAAKLPLGIADINETFDVLTTVKGGGVNGQADAVKLGIARALMEFNIELRKALKSGGMVTRDARGKERKKYGQKGARARFQFSKR from the coding sequence ATGGCAGACCTGATTCAGTATTACGGAACCGGCCGACGCAAGAGCGCCATCGCGCGCGTCTTCCTGCGCCCCGGTTCGGGCAACTTCACCGTCAACGGCAAGCAGTTTGAGGAGTACTTCGTGACCCCGGCGCAGCGCGCCGCCGCGAAGCTTCCCCTCGGCATCGCCGACATCAACGAGACCTTCGACGTCCTGACCACGGTCAAGGGCGGCGGCGTCAACGGCCAGGCCGACGCAGTCAAGCTCGGCATCGCCCGCGCGCTGATGGAGTTCAACATTGAGCTCCGCAAGGCGCTCAAGTCCGGCGGCATGGTTACCCGTGACGCTCGCGGCAAGGAACGTAAGAAGTACGGCCAGAAGGGCGCTCGCGCTCGCTTCCAGTTCAGCAAGCGCTAG
- the rpsB gene encoding 30S ribosomal protein S2, whose amino-acid sequence MASITMKELLEAGVHFGHQTKRWNPKMKEYIFGERNGIYIIDLQKTLKMFKDASKFVTDLTATGKLVLFVGTKRQAQDAVAEEATRAGMPYINSRWLGGLLTNWVTVQKSVKRLQELDDMSTDGRYELLTKKEVIKLERERKSLSTNLSGIKSMKRLPDAIFVIDSNNEAIAVAEARKLGIPVVAVVDTNCDPTVVDYVIPGNDDALRAIRLFTTKIADSAYEGTQMISEKALSQEYADIQPIATESHFIGEDGEEIFGEIQESAGSAEASVEDVEDDSETIDLNAVLGGGIRKAPAAETEPESIPAEATA is encoded by the coding sequence ATGGCCAGCATCACAATGAAGGAACTGCTCGAAGCCGGTGTCCACTTCGGCCACCAGACCAAGCGTTGGAACCCGAAGATGAAGGAATATATCTTCGGCGAGCGCAACGGCATCTACATCATCGACCTGCAGAAGACCTTGAAGATGTTCAAGGACGCGTCGAAGTTCGTCACCGACCTGACCGCGACCGGCAAGCTGGTTCTGTTCGTCGGCACCAAGCGCCAGGCACAGGACGCCGTGGCAGAAGAAGCTACCCGCGCCGGCATGCCCTACATCAACAGCCGCTGGCTCGGTGGTCTTCTGACCAACTGGGTCACCGTTCAGAAGTCGGTCAAGCGTCTCCAGGAGCTCGACGACATGTCCACGGACGGCCGTTATGAGCTGCTGACGAAGAAGGAAGTCATTAAGCTGGAGCGCGAGCGCAAGAGCCTGTCGACTAATCTTTCCGGTATCAAGAGCATGAAGCGTCTTCCGGACGCGATCTTCGTCATCGATTCGAACAACGAAGCCATCGCTGTTGCAGAGGCCCGCAAGCTCGGTATCCCCGTCGTTGCTGTCGTCGACACCAACTGCGATCCGACCGTGGTCGACTACGTGATCCCCGGCAACGATGACGCACTCCGCGCCATCCGCCTCTTCACCACGAAGATTGCGGACTCGGCTTACGAGGGCACGCAGATGATCTCCGAGAAGGCCCTGTCGCAGGAGTATGCCGACATCCAGCCGATCGCGACCGAGTCTCACTTCATCGGTGAGGACGGCGAAGAGATCTTCGGCGAGATCCAGGAGTCCGCCGGTTCGGCCGAGGCATCCGTTGAGGATGTCGAGGACGATTCCGAGACCATCGACCTTAACGCCGTTCTGGGCGGGGGCATCCGCAAGGCCCCAGCCGCAGAGACCGAGCCCGAATCCATCCCTGCTGAAGCTACTGCCTAG
- a CDS encoding translation elongation factor Ts, giving the protein MSETPKIDAKLVKELREKSGAPMGDCLKALQEAKGDMEEAFVVLRKRGMASAAKKASRSTNEGAVGTYIHAGGKIGVLLEINCESDFVARTDDFQELLKDIAMHIAAVDPRFVGKDEVTEADLAREKDIFRSQAAATGKPAPVVEKIVEGKMSKFYEEVCLLEQPFIKEASLTIGQLIAQKVAKLGENISVRRFARFKIGEPNYTVASAKVSTQEEVAA; this is encoded by the coding sequence ATGTCTGAAACTCCGAAGATCGACGCCAAGCTCGTTAAGGAACTCCGCGAAAAGTCCGGCGCCCCCATGGGTGACTGCCTCAAGGCCCTGCAGGAAGCCAAGGGCGACATGGAAGAGGCGTTCGTCGTCCTCCGCAAGCGTGGCATGGCCTCGGCTGCGAAGAAGGCTTCGCGCTCCACGAACGAGGGCGCAGTGGGAACCTACATCCATGCCGGCGGCAAGATCGGCGTGCTGCTCGAGATCAACTGCGAGAGCGACTTCGTTGCGCGCACCGACGACTTCCAGGAGCTGTTGAAGGATATCGCGATGCATATCGCCGCTGTCGATCCTCGCTTCGTAGGCAAGGATGAAGTGACCGAGGCCGACCTGGCTCGCGAGAAGGATATCTTCCGTTCGCAGGCTGCTGCTACCGGCAAGCCCGCGCCGGTCGTCGAGAAGATCGTCGAAGGCAAGATGTCGAAGTTCTACGAGGAAGTCTGCCTGCTGGAGCAGCCGTTCATCAAGGAAGCATCCTTGACGATCGGACAGCTCATCGCTCAGAAGGTCGCCAAACTCGGCGAGAACATCAGCGTCCGCCGCTTCGCGCGCTTCAAGATCGGCGAGCCAAACTACACAGTCGCCTCGGCAAAGGTTTCCACGCAGGAGGAAGTAGCGGCATAA
- a CDS encoding RtcB family protein, which yields MAEAMPFRSLLQQTVCTVRADSKSRWITGTKGDTARKEHTAMQIIDNIPVFGEHEANTLEQARLCARTADRFALMADGHLGYGVPIGGVIATESRISPTAVGFDIACGNKAVRLDMPGTELRANIHRVMEEIWSTLSFGVGRKNAERVEHPLFERDAHPGWATEAAAPIKRKAEAQLGTIGSGNHYVDLFTDEQDRVWVGVHFGSRGLGHGIATWFLKAAGAKDGMMVDPVFLDVTSDLGAQYIAAMQLGGAYAYAGRDWVCSRVAKLLGATIEEEVHNHHNFAWLEEHDGRQLWVCRKGATPAFPGQRGFVGGTMGEQSVILEGTAPDLSTAEGKATAAAQAASLCSTVHGAGRVMGRKQAAGVFDRKTGVCKREGLVKPEMMNDWMQRSNVVLKGGGLDESPHCYKRLPEVLAAHGSTIRVLHTLTPVGVAMAGANEFDPYKD from the coding sequence ATGGCTGAAGCCATGCCCTTCCGATCCTTGCTTCAACAAACTGTTTGCACCGTTCGAGCTGATTCCAAGAGCAGATGGATAACAGGCACCAAAGGGGATACCGCCAGAAAGGAACACACTGCAATGCAGATCATCGACAACATCCCCGTCTTCGGAGAGCACGAAGCGAACACCCTCGAACAGGCGCGTCTCTGCGCCCGCACCGCCGACCGCTTCGCCCTGATGGCCGACGGCCATCTCGGCTATGGCGTGCCGATCGGCGGAGTCATAGCGACCGAGTCGCGCATCTCGCCTACCGCTGTCGGCTTCGATATCGCCTGCGGCAACAAGGCCGTACGCCTCGACATGCCCGGCACGGAGCTTCGCGCGAACATCCACCGCGTCATGGAAGAGATCTGGAGCACGCTGAGCTTCGGCGTCGGACGGAAGAACGCCGAGCGCGTCGAGCACCCGCTCTTCGAGCGCGATGCGCACCCCGGCTGGGCCACGGAAGCCGCCGCACCGATCAAGCGCAAGGCGGAGGCCCAGCTCGGCACCATCGGGTCCGGCAACCACTACGTCGATCTCTTCACCGACGAGCAGGACCGCGTCTGGGTCGGGGTGCACTTCGGCTCGCGCGGCCTGGGCCACGGCATTGCGACGTGGTTCCTGAAGGCGGCGGGGGCGAAGGACGGGATGATGGTCGATCCGGTCTTCCTCGACGTCACGAGCGATCTCGGCGCGCAGTACATCGCCGCGATGCAGCTTGGCGGAGCGTACGCCTATGCCGGGCGCGACTGGGTGTGCTCGCGTGTGGCGAAGCTGCTGGGCGCGACCATCGAGGAGGAGGTGCACAACCACCACAACTTCGCGTGGCTGGAGGAGCACGACGGCAGGCAGCTCTGGGTCTGCCGTAAGGGCGCGACGCCGGCCTTCCCGGGCCAGCGGGGCTTCGTCGGCGGAACGATGGGCGAGCAGTCGGTGATCCTCGAGGGCACGGCGCCCGACCTCAGCACGGCGGAGGGCAAGGCGACGGCTGCCGCACAGGCTGCTTCGCTGTGCTCGACCGTCCACGGCGCAGGCCGTGTGATGGGACGCAAGCAGGCTGCCGGGGTCTTCGACCGCAAGACCGGCGTCTGCAAGCGCGAGGGGCTGGTGAAGCCGGAGATGATGAACGACTGGATGCAGAGGTCGAACGTCGTTCTCAAGGGCGGCGGGCTGGACGAGTCGCCGCACTGCTACAAGCGCCTGCCGGAGGTGCTTGCAGCGCATGGCTCGACGATTCGTGTGCTGCACACGCTTACGCCGGTTGGCGTGGCGATGGCGGGGGCGAATGAGTTCGATCCTTATAAGGATTGA